Sequence from the Nymphaea colorata isolate Beijing-Zhang1983 chromosome 9, ASM883128v2, whole genome shotgun sequence genome:
GAGCATTGCCAGCACAGGTATATAGGGTTTGTTTCACATAAAGTTAATGATGATTTCTTCACGAACTTAACATGACAGCTATTGGTGCTTCGGATTTCACTAAAATAGTTCATTTGCACATCTCAGTAGCTTTGGCTTCTAAGTAGTTAATGACTATATTATCGTCAACTACTATCCTATCCATAACACATGTTTTAATCTGATGGATTAATGGGTATAACTTATTTTTAATGTCATTTCAGAACAGCATTTGCTTCAAATCTATGACCTCCACAGTTAATAACCTGTTTTGGGTTTTGAACACACAGTAAGTTGTTTCTTCCTTTCAAAGAAACCTTAACATCCACTGGATAGTGAATAGAGACCGCATTTCCTTTCTAaacaagagagggagaaagagagagagagagagagagaggcaaactGTCGAGCTATATGACATAAATATGTACTGAGCATATGATTGCAAGTATAAGAACTTTTAGAATATAAATAAAAGGTACTGATATACACTTATCCACACATACATCAAGGAAAATATGTGGCCCATGGCCCCATATACATATCAAGCCAGCATGCAAGTTATGCTTGTCATTGTATATGTGCATGCAGGTTCTACACCTGCATGTGTGCAAGTGTGTGTCTGTGGATGGGCACGTGTGTTTCCGATGCAAGCTTGCGGGAAGGTTAGGCCGTCCAACCTTTATTAATGAGGAAAATGTGCAAAAAGAGAGAATACTGTACGGGAAATCAAAACCAGTACCTGCTCAATTACCACCTAATGCTCCATAAAATAGGGAGCAAAAGGCCGATACACAAAATTGCAAAAAGCTTAAAGGTAAGAACAGTTTGCTGTCTGTGGGCAGGCGTGTGTGTTTCTGTACAAGGTTATTATGACTGACCTTTTTCTGCTAGATGTAGTGCGCCAATTTCATCATTTTACACATAAAAGGGctctttattttccattttatcaggAAAAAGTGTCGTTATTTTCCACCATGTTCTGCTGTTATTGTGGTGATCCCTAAAGCTATTTTGCACTAAGATCACAAAAGATTTCTCATTTCTCATACAATAAGGGATGTCTTAACTTGTTCTATGAGTTATCTTTCGCTCCACTACTGTGCTACTTCACCCAGTAGATCATTGCATTGTTCAAACCATAGTTTCCAGAATGGGAATCAGAAACAGGAAGCAATATGGGGACTGCTTTTGCAAAGCAATCAATTCAAATTGTTGAATGGcccagaaaatagaaaacaagtAGCAAGCAATATGAAGAAGCATTTTAGGAAGTGATATATGTTGGACATGTAAAATTCTAATAAATCGATATGCATGTGTAAAACTTTATAAAACAAATAACACAATGTAAGAACTCAGATCCAATATCAGTCTACAGAAAATGACATCGGAATCAGGATTGACATGACCAGGAATCAGCCTCAGTTTTGCGAATCAGGATTCTTGACGGATTTGGTTTCcaatttttagtatttatttTCCTACTTATTGTAATTGATTTTGGTAAATATGGTTCCGATTATCAAGCAACGTTATTCCATCAATATTGGTCCTCTTGATCCAAATCCCCTATTTGTTGAACCTTTTCTTTAAACCCTTTCATCTTCTGGTTCTTGAGAACTTTTGGTTTTCTTCCCAGATTTCTCCTTGTTTATTTTTACCTCGCCCCACTTCTCcttgcttttgtttcttcttgatCAACCTCTCTTCTTTGTAAATTTCACCCATCTTAAATTtaaccattttgaggagggaaTCCACTTATGAtcgaaaaaaaaatcagaattgaTCAGATCTATGGTTCAGCCATCTCATTATACCTTcagcaaaggaaaagaaaaaaaaaatgccagcTATTGCATTTGCGCTGTCCTACATAATATATGGGTGTACCAAGATCATGCAAAGTAACAGCTTTATTATGCTTTTCAACTTCCAAAAACCACTTCAATATTCAGCCTAAAACAACTGATTATAAATCATCTGTAGTAAATTAGTTTTGCAGAAAAAATATACCTAAGAGGTAAACTTTTTCTCATGAAGGTTCAGCACGGCATTGAAAAGGTGCTTTACtacattaacattaaaaaaaaaaaaccaacactCCATAAATAATCATGATAAAACCTAAAAATCTGCCACAAACTCACATGTTGGACGTCGAAAAAACTTTCTTCTTAATCTTTCTCTAGTAAACACATAACTACCAGCAAGAATATCAGTGATTATTGTGGCAAGCTGTGACATCAAAGCCAATGGCTCAACACCGGCTTCCATAATCTCTCTCAATGTCTTCACTGTGCTCACAGTGTCAGCTGACAATGCTAAGTCGAGAAGATCAACCAGCTTATCATCTGACACCAACCCAACCTTAAAGTAGAAGAAAATGGAAGTTAGAATAAGAAAAGATATCATTGTCAATTCTAAAACCTACATATACTGagtcttcaaatattttatgtatatgcatgtgtaattgtgtgtgtgtgtgtgtgtgtgtgtgtgtgtgtgtgtgacataAAATCTATATATAACCCTTCTATGTTTAAGTTAAAAGTTCAAACCTGTTTAGGTTACCAATTCCTCTTCAGGTAATGGCATTTCACCAATTAATTTCTCCTTATGTAGCAACACAAGTTGACAGGCCAAAATCACAAAATTGCTGGgtcatcttttaaaaaatttgcctcccaatctttttcaagaaaagcaTGTAGACCACCTAAATATACTACGTGTATAAATTTCAAACATACTCTCACTCTCACTGGAATTAGAACTTAAATACAATTTCGCCCCGAGTCAGAATCGGGATGGGAAGCAATACAGGAACTGGAACTGGAAGCAGAGTTTTTGGAATTATTGGAAGATCCAAGAAATGGAAAACCAAGTAGGACGTAACTATCGTGAACTGTCTGGAAAGTGATACGGTGGACATTATATAATAGTAATACTAATGCTAATCAGTATATAATATATTGCtaaaatcctcaaaaataaaaaaatacaatgtttgaaagttgaaacaatcTCCAATGTCAATTAAAGTAAAACAACATGCAATCATGATTCTCATAACTGGGAAACATGCTTGTGCTTGGGAATTGGGATTATGGATGCATTCCACTTTTGAGTCCTGGAAATTAGGATTCCCACTTACTCCAAGTGATCCTGCTAAATACAAGTTGAACATCTTAACCATAAATGGAAATAGTGTAAAACTAGACTTAACTCTATAGATTACACTACAAATACATACTCATATCTGTGCAAGCACAAGAACTTAGAAAGCAGATGCTATTTATGCCCTTCCTTTTATGGATGCTCGAGAACAAGCACAGACAAAGTAAAGCTATAATAGGACCTATAAAATCATAGTCTAACATAGCAATGCACTGCAAAAAAATTGTCCATGTCAGAAGATCAGATGGCCAACTAGGTGAAACAAGTACTTACAAGTTCCTGAACAAGAGAAACTGATATTCTTTGGCCCAGCAAACTTAATTGTTCTAAGGTCATTTCAGCATCTCTAAGCGATCCATCAGATCTTGTTGCTATGAGTTTCACTGCATCTCTTTCTATTTCAATATTTTCCTGAGTTGCAATAAAATGCAAAGTGGAAATAATATCTGCATCTCTcaattttgggaaaaagaatTTCTGGCATCTCGATATGATCATATGAGGCAAATGGTCAATATTTGTACTGATAAGGATAAAAACTATGCGCCGAGGAGCACGATCAATAATCTTTGAGATTGCACTCCAGGAATCAGAGGGCAAACTGTCACAGTCATCGATTATAAAGACTCGGTAGAGAGAAGATTTTTTAGATAACACCATATCCTCAAAGTGCTCCATAACATTTTCAAAGTCAAGACTACCAACTGGACCTACCTCATGCACGCTAGAGCTCTTTCCTAATTCATGAGCAATGCATGAATTGCAGGAACCACAAGGTCTGGGGTATTCCAGAGACTGGCAATTCAGAGCTCGTGCAAAGACTCGTGCACATGAAGTTTTACCTGTTCCATGTGGAccataaaatatataaagaagCCCAAcctttttttgtgcaattgcaTTTGAAAGAGCCTGTGAAACCAAGTTCTGTCCCACCAAATCCATGAAACTTTTTGGTACATATTTCTGTGTCAAGCTCCTATGCCTTTCACCAGGTATCAACTCGCCAGATTGAAGATACTGCCTGAATGTCTGCTGATCACCAGACCTTCCTTCAGAAACAAGGTCAGAATCTCTATCTTGCTTCAACCTCTGATTGCCATAGATACCCAGTTCCCCTGAGTAATCCCGAACCCAAGCAGCACTTTGGCTACTTGCTTGGGAGCCTGATGGCTCATTTAAGAGTGGCAGAACCTCAGAGTCAGATCTTGCAGATGAATCTGACTGGTTGGACGTGGCAAGCATATCTGGAGAAGCCGGCACTTGAGAACTAGGCCCTTCAGCTTTCCTTAACCTAGAGTCTGACAATCCACATGAAAAACTTCGTCCTGCCATGTCAAGAAATGTTTTTCCCCTGTGATGTATCCTAGACCAGTTCCATGGAATTCCACACCCATTCCGTGGAGCATGGGTAAGCTCagtttcatcattttcttcataaCCTGAAATTCCATTCCACTCAGACCGATACTTTGCATGAGCAGCTGCATTAGCTAGTGAATCTGAAACTAAAGACAACTCATTATGACCTCCACCCACTCTGGAACCTGGTAGTGCACGAGATATCCTTGCACTTTTCAACTTGCGCTTTTTGAATGCACCGAACTCTGCACCTAAATTTGATCGATCTATGTTGTCACTCCCCCTTCCACTTGTTCCTGGTCTCTGAATGACCATTTTATGCCTGCTATGAAGGTGAGACTGAGAAGGTCCTACGTCTTCACCATCTAAGTatatctctttcacttgttctaAAATGCTTTTCTCATGGTGACTTTGGCTGTGGGAATCCTTAATCACGAGCTTTCTGCCTTTAGAAACAGTCTTCCGTTTCCCCAAATCAGGATGCAAATGACTATAATCAGCCAATGCAGAAGATCTTTCTTCAACCTTGGATGTACCTGTAGCACCTGCCAAGTTTCGCATCTCAACATTGGCTTCTCTACCTTTCGGTGCAGAGGCTTCACCCTTACCTTTTCCAACTTTCTTCATTCTCCCTTGAATATTTTGATAGACTACAACCCCGCTTCCATCATTCTCCTTTCCTACTTCTAAACAATTTTTGCTTTCCCTTTCCACTACCCTTGATGCTTCAAAACTTGCAAGAAGTGGTGAACTGGAAAACCCTGTTCTTGATTCAATTGTATGATCCGGTCCAACAGACCTGCGGCCAGCTTGTATTGCTCCCTTTTCAAGCCTCTTTGCTAAAGAATCTGCAATAGGAGAATGCCAAGATGGGCTGGTTGAAGGGTCCCTTAGTGACCTAGATCTCTGAAGGACAATTAGGTCTCTTATCAGTGCACTCTCAGCAGACATAGGATTTGGGCTGTATTTGTGCAAATGGTTCTTTACGTGGATACAATTTGTCAAATGTACATGATTACGAAGATGATCCTGAATGTTGCAGTCTTCTTCCCTCAGAATCTTGGAAGAGGCACCATGAACAACAGTCCTAGTCATGACTGGAACTGAAGTTGGTTATAAAGCTGAAATACCAGCCTGTCACTGTCAAATGAGAATAAAATACAGTATCCCCCACCTTCAATCAAGCAGCAAAACCACGAAGCACATAATGTCAAAAGAAGCCAAAACCACGCATAGGCACAACAAGAGCCAATATCCAGGGCAACACAAGTTTTAAGTGATAGTGGAGGAGATATTCCTTCTAGACAAGCTGCACATAATTTTAGACCATGTCTTTTACCCAACGACCAAGTCAATACGGGCAACATTCCTTGTTTAAAGAGTGATTTGCATCGAGAAGTAAATTAAATTACAGAAGAATGAAACGCCTAAGCTGAATGATGCCGTGCTAACTATGCATCATAACTGATCCGCTGTAACTTCTTCATGAACAGTTCCTCAAGTAAGATTACCTGCAAGAACTTACACTGACCAGGAAGCAAGCCGGACTCTGCGCACTTCTAGTCAAACGGCAACTAAAATAACTCCACTGGACAATGAAGAGTCGAATATAGTTGGTCTCTGGAAACGTATATGGAACTACCCTCGACGAATCAATGACTATACTAAAAAATTCACTTCGTTGGGAACAGGACATGAACACTTAGTccattttgtccatttttcgcATCGAATCATCCATCATACTCAAATTGCTACCAAATAGTTCcatttcaaagaaaagaaggtcTTCTATCGTCACATTTTGAGTATATTCAGCATTGATTCTGCCGCGTTCATTTGCGTTCAATAATTAACCTTCACCTAACATGTTTGCCTCACCAAAAAAGCACGACCTAGTGCGTCTGGGGGTAGACACGTTTGGGCGATTTTCAAGAACCAGCTAGAAACTAAGCTCACCAAACATCGCAGAAGGCTTCCACAGCTACCTTCCGAGTTATTCTTAGGCTTCTCTTGATTAGGGAATCAAGACCTTTTCTTCAAAAGACTACAAACTCAGAAAAGAGTAAAACCAATACTTACACCGCCAAAGTCAGTCCGCTCCTTAAAATCACTCACAAAGTTTCCCAGCTTTgccaaatgaaagaaaagaatcgATGGAAATAAGTTTAGAACTCCTTCAACAAAAACCAACTCTCATGAGTTCAGGGAAGCAATTCCAGGACCAAGATTCCACTGTTTTGCACTCGGAATGCTTACACTCTGTCTACGGACCTACAGAAGCCGATAAAAACGAAAGATGATCAGTTCTAGCACATCAAACGCAAATAAAGACTCGCTTGCCCTTCGAAACGATTCGTCATACTTACAGGAGAAACTGCGCTGTAGAGCCAGCTTCGGCCAAAAGTAAGCTTCGAAAAACGCGAGGTCTACCGGCTGATCTGCATTCAAAAGACTGAAACCAAACTGTTTCAGCTCAATCAGATCTTCCATCTGTCATTTATCAGAAAGACGAGATAAAACGATCTCTTCCGAGTTGTCTACAACAGAAGTCGTCCAAAAGGAAGCCGGGAagcttgaaacttgaaagcgGTAAGAAAGCGAGGCAGCTAAGAGCTCCGGCCGTCGGAAGCCTCAGCTTCACCTTTCAGCACGTAGTTTTTGCCCTAATCCTGGCCCTGCAGAAAGGAAAAGGCAGGACGAAGGGAGtacaaaaaggaggaagaagcaaCACTTTTAGAACATTCCCCTCCGTAAGAAGAGCGAGCGAGTTCCCGTTGCTTTCTAACTTTCCCTTTCTACTGCAACTCCTGGATCTCTCTTCGAAGACGACGATTCCTCGgcccctctccccctctctgaGTGCTTGCAGCTGCTGTTTCCAGTCGTTCACAGAAACTCACGAAGGTGTTTATTATCATTTCGTTTTGGGATATGGGAGATGCTGAGCGGGCTTCCATAGAGTAAGATTATCATTTTACCCCTACCTTCTAGGTCAAGGACGGGCTTATCATTCTTTTACGGTCATGTGTTTTGACTGTTCGGAACTGCTAAGCAGTGAAATCTTCCTATATGGTCCAATAATCTTGTATTAATTTCAAAAAGCCCCTTGTTTCTTTTAGGTTTTTGCACCAGTGCCGGATAGGAAAGTAGGAGTCGTCGAGCAAACTGTTCGGTGGAAGTGATGAATTTGTCGCTATGTTATTTCGACCGCTGGGGACTCTGTTAATTACCGGAAATTTCACAAGGGTGAACCTTTTACGTTTAATTTCCGCAGAACCGATTGGCTCTTGTGATATTTCAGAGGAATACCTTTTGTCCCTTTCTTAGCGGTAATAATAATATTGTAAAATCAGGTTTCAGCCTTTGTTCTGTGAATTGGCTGTGATCtagagaaaatatttaaaaaatattttaaatatatatatatatatatatatatatatatattattaaactcttaaaaccatttttaaacCTGTTGAATGGCACATTGCAATGTTGGCTTGCCAAGCCAATCGGTCGGCCAATGGGTCAAGAATAAACTATTTTTGTAATACAAAAATAATTACTTTAGCCAtagttgaagttttttttttttgttcaggtCTAGTGTTGATTTTGGTAATGCTTTTATGATgattcaacttgcatatcattGTCTCATCCTTTCTTTTCCAACCACTCATTTTTTTctcaccctttctctttttACAACACAATGTCACtctaatttaaaataaaaacttgcCACCTACCAACTATTGTCTTGTCCTAATGTTTGCACCAAACTCCACGGAATTACAAAAAGAATTACTTGTTGATTAAAAATTTCCTATAAACCAGCTTAAGTAAAGATGTGCTTTCTAAGTAATTAGTTAATTAAACATAAGAGTAACTTTTTATGTAGATGTATTCTCCCTCATCATATATCAAGGAAGAAAGGTTCGGACCAGAGAATCCTTGTGAAGATTCATCGCAA
This genomic interval carries:
- the LOC116260239 gene encoding protein STICHEL-like 3 isoform X2, yielding MTRTVVHGASSKILREEDCNIQDHLRNHVHLTNCIHVKNHLHKYSPNPMSAESALIRDLIVLQRSRSLRDPSTSPSWHSPIADSLAKRLEKGAIQAGRRSVGPDHTIESRTGFSSSPLLASFEASRVVERESKNCLEVGKENDGSGVVVYQNIQGRMKKVGKGKGEASAPKGREANVEMRNLAGATGTSKVEERSSALADYSHLHPDLGKRKTVSKGRKLVIKDSHSQSHHEKSILEQVKEIYLDGEDVGPSQSHLHSRHKMVIQRPGTSGRGSDNIDRSNLGAEFGAFKKRKLKSARISRALPGSRVGGGHNELSLVSDSLANAAAHAKYRSEWNGISGYEENDETELTHAPRNGCGIPWNWSRIHHRGKTFLDMAGRSFSCGLSDSRLRKAEGPSSQVPASPDMLATSNQSDSSARSDSEVLPLLNEPSGSQASSQSAAWVRDYSGELGIYGNQRLKQDRDSDLVSEGRSGDQQTFRQYLQSGELIPGERHRSLTQKYVPKSFMDLVGQNLVSQALSNAIAQKKVGLLYIFYGPHGTGKTSCARVFARALNCQSLEYPRPCGSCNSCIAHELGKSSSVHEVGPVGSLDFENVMEHFEDMVLSKKSSLYRVFIIDDCDSLPSDSWSAISKIIDRAPRRIVFILISTNIDHLPHMIISRCQKFFFPKLRDADIISTLHFIATQENIEIERDAVKLIATRSDGSLRDAEMTLEQLSLLGQRISVSLVQELVGLVSDDKLVDLLDLALSADTVSTVKTLREIMEAGVEPLALMSQLATIITDILAGSYVFTRERLRRKFFRRPTLSKEEMERLRQALKTLSEAEKQLRMSNDRLTWLTAALLQLAPEQQYIVPSSSADTSFNHSPLRPSSRDESRTRTSIHLELSKNRRSNLHVASTSDDHGVGQIPGLSHKDMEEIWANVLEKIQSNTLKQFLDREGQLISVNVGTAPTVKLLFTSHSNKAKAEKFKACISQAFHAVLHFSVEVEFLHETKEKKGDVQSSLAVIAENDTSHRISDQKLRAHNKVPKAGQSDGRRSSKSTNTKVGSSSQGRKLHPNSQETTKNEIVEITASPIQLKSNVLDENNMESAWVEEAADRHQSSSVSVHARKVKSRDHSLRKSLVKGKVSLAHVIQQAESTQHGGRSRCEGISIAEKLEQENLRLEPSSRVMLCWKASKVTLRKLPRLKSRPRRTRSLLKLVPCGRCACSKSPR
- the LOC116260239 gene encoding protein STICHEL-like 3 isoform X3; translated protein: MTRTVVHGASSKILREEDCNIQDHLRNHVHLTNCIHVKNHLHKYSPNPMSAESALIRDLIVLQRSRSLRDPSTSPSWHSPIADSLAKRLEKGAIQAGRRSVGPDHTIESRTGFSSSPLLASFEASRVVERESKNCLEVGKENDGSGVVVYQNIQGRMKKVGKGKGEASAPKGREANVEMRNLAGATGTSKVEERSSALADYSHLHPDLGKRKTVSKGRKLVIKDSHSQSHHEKSILEQVKEIYLDGEDVGPSQSHLHSRHKMVIQRPGTSGRGSDNIDRSNLGAEFGAFKKRKLKSARISRALPGSRVGGGHNELSLVSDSLANAAAHAKYRSEWNGISGYEENDETELTHAPRNGCGIPWNWSRIHHRGKTFLDMAGRSFSCGLSDSRLRKAEGPSSQVPASPDMLATSNQSDSSARSDSEVLPLLNEPSGSQASSQSAAWVRDYSGELGIYGNQRLKQDRDSDLVSEGRSGDQQTFRQYLQSGELIPGERHRSLTQKYVPKSFMDLVGQNLVSQALSNAIAQKKVGLLYIFYGPHGTGKTSCARVFARALNCQSLEYPRPCGSCNSCIAHELGKSSSVHEVGPVGSLDFENVMEHFEDMVLSKKSSLYRVFIIDDCDSLPSDSWSAISKIIDRAPRRIVFILISTNIDHLPHMIISRCQKFFFPKLRDADIISTLHFIATQENIEIERDAVKLIATRSDGSLRDAEMTLEQLSLLGQRISVSLVQELVGLVSDDKLVDLLDLALSADTVSTVKTLREIMEAGVEPLALMSQLATIITDILAGSYVFTRERLRRKFFRRPTLSKEEMERLRQALKTLSEAEKQLRMSNDRLTWLTAALLQLAPEQQYIVPSSSADTSFNHSPLRPSSRDESRTRTSIHLELSKNRRSNLHVASTSDDHGVESAGQIPGLSHKDMEEIWANVLEKIQSNTLKQFLDREGQLISVNVGTAPTVKLLFTSHSNKAKAEKFKACISQAFHAVLHFSVEVEFLHETKEKKGQSDGRRSSKSTNTKVGSSSQGRKLHPNSQETTKNEIVEITASPIQLKSNVLDENNMESAWVEEAADRHQSSSVSVHARKVKSRDHSLRKSLVKGKVSLAHVIQQAESTQHGGRSRCEGISIAEKLEQENLRLEPSSRVMLCWKASKVTLRKLPRLKSRPRRTRSLLKLVPCGRCACSKSPR
- the LOC116260239 gene encoding protein STICHEL-like 3 isoform X1; the encoded protein is MTRTVVHGASSKILREEDCNIQDHLRNHVHLTNCIHVKNHLHKYSPNPMSAESALIRDLIVLQRSRSLRDPSTSPSWHSPIADSLAKRLEKGAIQAGRRSVGPDHTIESRTGFSSSPLLASFEASRVVERESKNCLEVGKENDGSGVVVYQNIQGRMKKVGKGKGEASAPKGREANVEMRNLAGATGTSKVEERSSALADYSHLHPDLGKRKTVSKGRKLVIKDSHSQSHHEKSILEQVKEIYLDGEDVGPSQSHLHSRHKMVIQRPGTSGRGSDNIDRSNLGAEFGAFKKRKLKSARISRALPGSRVGGGHNELSLVSDSLANAAAHAKYRSEWNGISGYEENDETELTHAPRNGCGIPWNWSRIHHRGKTFLDMAGRSFSCGLSDSRLRKAEGPSSQVPASPDMLATSNQSDSSARSDSEVLPLLNEPSGSQASSQSAAWVRDYSGELGIYGNQRLKQDRDSDLVSEGRSGDQQTFRQYLQSGELIPGERHRSLTQKYVPKSFMDLVGQNLVSQALSNAIAQKKVGLLYIFYGPHGTGKTSCARVFARALNCQSLEYPRPCGSCNSCIAHELGKSSSVHEVGPVGSLDFENVMEHFEDMVLSKKSSLYRVFIIDDCDSLPSDSWSAISKIIDRAPRRIVFILISTNIDHLPHMIISRCQKFFFPKLRDADIISTLHFIATQENIEIERDAVKLIATRSDGSLRDAEMTLEQLSLLGQRISVSLVQELVGLVSDDKLVDLLDLALSADTVSTVKTLREIMEAGVEPLALMSQLATIITDILAGSYVFTRERLRRKFFRRPTLSKEEMERLRQALKTLSEAEKQLRMSNDRLTWLTAALLQLAPEQQYIVPSSSADTSFNHSPLRPSSRDESRTRTSIHLELSKNRRSNLHVASTSDDHGVESAGQIPGLSHKDMEEIWANVLEKIQSNTLKQFLDREGQLISVNVGTAPTVKLLFTSHSNKAKAEKFKACISQAFHAVLHFSVEVEFLHETKEKKGDVQSSLAVIAENDTSHRISDQKLRAHNKVPKAGQSDGRRSSKSTNTKVGSSSQGRKLHPNSQETTKNEIVEITASPIQLKSNVLDENNMESAWVEEAADRHQSSSVSVHARKVKSRDHSLRKSLVKGKVSLAHVIQQAESTQHGGRSRCEGISIAEKLEQENLRLEPSSRVMLCWKASKVTLRKLPRLKSRPRRTRSLLKLVPCGRCACSKSPR